In the Populus trichocarpa isolate Nisqually-1 chromosome 1, P.trichocarpa_v4.1, whole genome shotgun sequence genome, ATGGAGGATATGGAGGATTCAAGTGAATGAGAGGAAAGCATGGATGGAGATGTTTTTGAAGATTAatgaataatgatgatgatatttaattttgctttttaatctGTATGGCTACTtactactttaaattattttattttgtttaaagggtgaaaaatataactttatatgactatgttatggtattttatattttcttttgattgtctAAAGATCTAATCTTGATTGGGAAGatgtatattttagatttatctaatataatataatataataaaaaattttaatttatagcatATCGCCTTGGTTCATTCGGGCGAGTGCCTAGGCGTGTGCTTAGTGCCTCAGGCATTTTACAGGCTTGGCACCTTTTAGTGCCTTTCGCCTTTGACAACACTTGTAATGAgataataaattgttttcagGAATTACAAATGATTCTAATGACCCATGTGTTGACACTTTTCGTTCCACTACCTTACCATTATTGAAGCAATTTGGAGTTCCATCAGAAGGATTGGAGCTGAAAATAGAAAGTCGTGGTGCTCCACCACATGGTGGCGGAGAAGTTCTTTTATCAATTCCCAATATTCAAAGTTTAACGGTGATATTTTTAATCCTGTGGTAGTTCATTTGTCTGGGATTCTTTTTTCCCTGATGTTCTTATACGTTATGCTCAGCAGGCAGTCACATGGATTGATGAGGGAATGGTTAGGAGGATTAGAGGGGTGACTTTCTCAACCAGAGTATCTTCTCAGTTTGAGAATACTATGATACATGCTGCTCGAGGAATCTTTAATCATTTGCTTCCTGATGTCCACATATTTACTGATCATAAAGCTGGTCCACAAGCTGGAAAGTATGTTATCTGTTAATAGAAATTTGTCGACTCATTATATGTATGGAATGTTGTGGAGAGAAACGTGAATTgctgcatgattttttttctttctattgttttcttcctGATGTTCATATATTTATGCTTAATGAAGTTGGTCTACCAGTTGGAAAGTATTATATCtgtttatagaataaaaaatgttatctgTTTGTTTGTCGGCATCTTTCAAACACTGTAGAAAGAAATGTGAATTGCtgcttggatttttttcctttcagctTGCTGCGGATAGTATAGCTCAcatatatattcatttaatGGCAGTTCACCTGGTTATGGAATATCCTTGGTTGCGGAAACTACTTCCGGTTGCTTCATCTCTGCTAATACTGCAGTTTCTTATGCACGAACGGAAGATGGTGGAATGGAAGATGAGAAAGGAGAGCTGATGCCTCCAGAAGATGTTGGTGAGCAAATTGCTTCTGTTCTCCTTCAGGAGATTGAACAGGGTGGAGTTGTAGATACAACACACCAGGTTCGTATTTTCTCTTCTCTGTAATCTTTTTCTAAGTCGAGGTTGGTTAAATTCATTAAAGTGGGTCTTCAAACCCCATTGCTTCTTTAATATTACTTTCCAACAAGCAGGGTTAAATGCAGCAAAATGAAACCTTTGTGATGACTAATTATCTCCTTTAGAAGACCACGTTAATGATATCTTTCAAATTTCTACTTAGGAGGATAGCATGACAACCTTTAGGAAAAGAAGCGTGAAATCTTTTTGGGTTTTACAATGATAACTTCTTACCTTATTTATGACTGTCGTTGCTATTGACTTGTTCCAGGGTTTGTTGTTTCTTCTGTGTGCATTATGTCCACAAGATGTTTCAAAGATTCGCGTAGGGAAGCTTATACCCCATGGAATAGAAGTACTAAGGCTCATCAGAGATTTTTTGGGTGTTAAATTCGTCATTAAGCCAGATCCATCCACAGGGACAGTCATACTCAAATGTGTGGGAAGTGGATTGAAGAATCTTTCTAGAAAGAGTTCTTGATTGCTAAATGCATCACTTGAGATCTCTTTCGATGATTGTGCTTTTTGTGGATTCGAAGGTTTTATAGCAAAGGTCCACTGGAAGAGGGTTATGATACTGCAATTTCGTATGGTCTTGTCGgcttgaatttttcatttatatcaTACTATTACATGCAATCTACGAGAGAGGGGAGGGATAAGTTTTGGTTCAATCTTGTATTTTATATCCGACTCCAAGCAGATTCATGATCAAATGTAAAATGGGTTCTTTGGCAAGCGAATTTGAGTTTTCTTTTGTCCGAGCAGAGGTCATTTTGGCACTTTTGTGAAGGTATTTTTTGgaaagataaataattaaattgcaaCAGAAATAAACAAAGGACTAAGCTATAAACAGAAGCAGAAGCATAAGgattcaatctttttttctttttttcttttatgcatcAGGGGAGCAAAATGCATCAGTGTCTTGTCAGTTTAATGAGCAAATTAGAACAAGCAGAAACGAAGGTTTGGAGGAGAACAAGCAGAAACGAAGACCAATCTGTCAAGAATGAAAATTGTGTCCAAATAGTCCTCTAATAAAAGATGATGTCAATTTCCAAGTAAATGGTAAAAATTAATGTCATGTACATGAGTAAGAAGTACACATATGGAGGAGACCATCACTTTCGCATTGCAAATCATGAAGCTACATCCATTTTTTCCATCAATCATCACCCCATGCATCGTCTTTCATTTTCTGCCTTGTAACTATCCGATTCTTTCTGGTTTCTTCCTGGTTCTTCAGTTCTCTCGAACCAAAGGTCATTGGCAATTTCAATCCCATTCCATGAGCTATTAGCCTTTGGGCAGTTCTTGCTGATGTCTTTGGCCTTTGACGAGGAGGCTCCAGATCTGACAAAAGGAATAACACAAGTATAGTTAAAAAGGAACAAGACAGAAGGTTAGAGAACTGCTTTCCTCctatttcccaataaaataacaGGAACTGGTTAGGATTGCTAAATATTTGCATGTCGCTTTAtgctacataaaaataattcctGGAAAGATGCCCAAACTCCACTGCTTCTGAATATTTTAGGACTCCCGGTAAGAACGCAGAAGCAATCGAGTGCTAGTAAGAATGCTCTATCAATAAGAACATGACTCTAGCTGGAAAGAAAAGGATGTGATTAATTCACAGAAAGTTCTCATTAATACAACAGATGAGGAATTTTGGGATACAAACAGGCAAAAAGACACCACTGAAGTTTCTTACAATAGGCTGCTTAGAAGCAATACAAAAGTCGCTAGCTACAGCATAGGAAGGTTTATTTGaatagattttattgaagaaagCAGTTGAATAACTTGGAGTAGCTGGATGACTATTTTAACATAGAACAAGGAGGGCACAAAGAACGTTCATTAGATCAAAATGACAGAACATGACTGAACTACAGAAGAAAATCACTCTCAAATCCTGTTATCTCTTCCCCCAAACACCATTTCTTGCATGGTGTTAACTATGATAATTCCATTCTTGCTGATTGTTATAGAACAGCAAATTCTTGTAAGGTCAAGTTGCACACCATTCAAATCTGATTTTAACATATCTTGGGAGGTGTCAGCATCAACTTCAGTAGTTCTTTTTTCGAGGACAGGAGAAAGGAATTTTGACAATTTGGGcttcttaatttaatatttattgcagttttgttgcaaagaaaagaaagcctATAGAAATTCAGCTTAGCTCCAAAAGGGAGTCTCTTTGAAGCTTATATATATTGTTGGCAGATAACTTTGCAGCTTCTGGTAAGTTAAAACATCAGAAGCCTCTTCGAAGCTGGCACTGCTCAACAAATCTATTCTAACTATCaacaattttctaaattttaagtGGGAAGGGGATTGCATGTCTTTCTGCCTCTGTCTCTCTCACCAAGCTGTTCAGTATGCAGCCTCTTCAATGAGTTAGACAGTGGGTTCTTAAGCAGACTTCAGTCCTATGTACCTTATCTGACTGGTAGTAGCTCAACGTCAACATCTCCATTCTTACTGAGCTTCCAA is a window encoding:
- the LOC7475138 gene encoding probable RNA 3'-terminal phosphate cyclase-like protein isoform X2, whose protein sequence is MGKGSYKKLKGSQNFRQRLILATLSATPIIIKGIRANDMLPGLRLHEVSLLRLLEKISDDCVVKINETGTMVQYKPGILMGGRHLVHDCGESRAIGYFLEPLLVLGLFSKKALSIRLKGITNDSNDPCVDTFRSTTLPLLKQFGVPSEGLELKIESRGAPPHGGGEVLLSIPNIQSLTAVTWIDEGMVRRIRGVTFSTRVSSQFENTMIHAARGIFNHLLPDVHIFTDHKAGPQAGNSPGYGISLVAETTSGCFISANTAVSYARTEDGGMEDEKGELMPPEDVGEQIASVLLQEIEQGGVVDTTHQGLLFLLCALCPQDVSKIRVGKLIPHGIEVLRLIRDFLGVKFVIKPDPSTGTVILKCVGSGLKNLSRKSS
- the LOC7475138 gene encoding probable RNA 3'-terminal phosphate cyclase-like protein isoform X1, whose protein sequence is MGKGSYKKLKGSQNFRQRLILATLSATPIIIKGIRANDMLPGLRLHEVSLLRLLEKISDDCVVKINETGTMVQYKPGILMGGRHLVHDCGESRAIGYFLEPLLVLGLFSKKALSIRLKGITNDSNDPCVDTFRSTTLPLLKQFGVPSEGLELKIESRGAPPHGGGEVLLSIPNIQSLTQAVTWIDEGMVRRIRGVTFSTRVSSQFENTMIHAARGIFNHLLPDVHIFTDHKAGPQAGNSPGYGISLVAETTSGCFISANTAVSYARTEDGGMEDEKGELMPPEDVGEQIASVLLQEIEQGGVVDTTHQGLLFLLCALCPQDVSKIRVGKLIPHGIEVLRLIRDFLGVKFVIKPDPSTGTVILKCVGSGLKNLSRKSS